A window of Rhodococcus sp. SGAir0479 contains these coding sequences:
- a CDS encoding IclR family transcriptional regulator produces MVSRAPARADDTHFSGQQPRAVRKALGMLEAVAHLGPGTTAKEIARFAGVPPTTAYRMLNLLVAEGFLVRVPDLSGFALGRRTAELAQAAAAPSPGLHDTVEELRTRTRFAVHVASFAGGRLRIVDRDPDHELAAVSVLSKCPHANAVGKVMLAHVPGVAAAPELLRLTEFTICDPERLARELHAVVVDGYAHEAQECRLGRSALAVPIRDEAAFVVGGLFLQGADGRVGRDETLVRFLVDGAARLTGLL; encoded by the coding sequence ATGGTTTCCCGCGCGCCCGCCCGTGCCGACGACACGCACTTCAGCGGGCAGCAACCGCGCGCGGTCCGGAAGGCACTGGGAATGCTCGAGGCCGTCGCACACCTCGGTCCCGGAACCACCGCGAAGGAGATCGCGCGGTTCGCCGGAGTGCCGCCGACGACCGCGTACCGCATGCTCAACCTTCTGGTGGCCGAGGGGTTTCTGGTCCGCGTCCCGGATCTGTCCGGCTTCGCGCTCGGCCGGCGCACCGCGGAACTCGCACAGGCCGCAGCCGCCCCGTCGCCCGGCCTCCACGACACGGTCGAGGAACTACGCACCCGCACCCGGTTCGCGGTCCACGTCGCGTCGTTCGCCGGCGGCCGGTTGCGGATCGTCGACCGCGACCCCGACCACGAACTCGCAGCGGTGAGCGTGCTGTCGAAGTGTCCACACGCCAATGCGGTCGGCAAGGTCATGCTCGCGCACGTCCCCGGCGTCGCGGCCGCACCGGAACTGTTGCGGCTCACCGAGTTCACGATCTGTGACCCCGAACGGCTCGCTCGTGAACTCCACGCCGTCGTCGTGGACGGATACGCGCACGAGGCCCAGGAGTGCCGCCTCGGGCGGTCCGCGCTGGCCGTCCCGATCCGCGACGAGGCAGCCTTCGTGGTGGGCGGTCTGTTCCTGCAGGGCGCCGACGGCCGGGTCGGCCGGGACGAGACGTTGGTGCGTTTCCTCGTCGACGGCGCGGCCCGGCTCACCGGCCTGCTGTGA
- a CDS encoding glycine betaine ABC transporter substrate-binding protein, protein MRTRRKILAGGVLALAATLVVGCGLESGGAVPLKVGPGSIEPVSELEGARITVGSKDFTEQVILGYMIEFALSAAGADVRDLTNIQGSNSTRDAQVAGQIDVTYEYTGTGWINYLGHEQPIPDSRAQYEAVRDEDLARNGMVWTDPAPMNNTYALATSRRTAEETGVRTLSDYAALVQRDPAAAATCVETEFNVRQDGYPGMAAAYGFDPARADRRILQTGIIYQATADGNQCKFGEVFTTDGRIAALDLVVLEDDRQFFPKYNPAVIMREDFAERYPQIAEVMAPVSEKLTDKVITELNRQVDVDGKDPAAVARQWLVDEGFVTAEG, encoded by the coding sequence ATGCGAACCAGACGAAAGATCCTTGCGGGCGGAGTGCTCGCCCTCGCCGCGACCCTGGTGGTCGGGTGTGGGCTCGAGTCCGGCGGCGCCGTGCCGTTGAAGGTGGGGCCCGGCAGCATCGAGCCGGTGTCCGAGCTCGAGGGCGCGCGGATCACGGTCGGCTCCAAGGACTTCACCGAGCAGGTGATCCTCGGGTACATGATCGAGTTCGCACTGTCCGCGGCCGGTGCCGACGTGCGCGATCTCACCAACATCCAGGGTTCCAACAGCACGCGGGACGCGCAGGTGGCCGGTCAGATCGACGTCACCTACGAGTACACGGGGACCGGCTGGATCAACTACCTCGGGCACGAGCAGCCGATCCCGGACTCGCGGGCCCAGTACGAGGCGGTCCGGGACGAGGACCTCGCGCGCAACGGGATGGTGTGGACCGATCCGGCGCCGATGAACAACACGTACGCGCTCGCGACCAGCCGCCGCACTGCCGAGGAGACCGGGGTGCGCACGCTGTCGGACTACGCCGCCCTGGTGCAGCGGGATCCGGCGGCCGCGGCGACGTGCGTCGAGACCGAGTTCAACGTCCGGCAGGACGGGTATCCCGGGATGGCGGCGGCGTACGGCTTCGACCCGGCGCGCGCCGACCGTCGAATCCTGCAGACCGGCATCATCTACCAGGCGACGGCCGACGGCAATCAGTGCAAGTTCGGTGAGGTCTTCACCACCGACGGCCGCATCGCCGCACTGGATCTCGTCGTCCTCGAGGACGATCGGCAGTTCTTCCCCAAGTACAACCCGGCCGTGATCATGCGCGAGGACTTCGCCGAGCGGTATCCCCAGATCGCCGAAGTGATGGCACCGGTGTCGGAGAAGTTGACCGACAAGGTGATCACCGAACTCAATCGGCAGGTGGACGTCGACGGCAAGGACCCCGCGGCCGTGGCCCGGCAGTGGCTGGTGGACGAGGGCTTCGTCACCGCGGAGGGCTGA